The genomic stretch GCGCACGATATAGCTGAGGTCGACGAGGTTCTGGTCGCCCGTCAGGATCAGTTTCACCTGGCTGTCGCTGCCCGGGATGCGTTCGGTGCGCACGCCCTGCACGTCTTCCACGTCCACGATTTCGATCGGGAAGGGGGCGGAGAAATTGAGCCCCGGTTCCATCGTCCGGGTGAAATTGCCTAGCGTTTTCACCACCGCCTGTTGCTGCGGCCCGACGAGGTGCACGCTGGTTGCGATCAGGCCGAGGGCGATAATGCCAACGACCGCGATCGGGAACCAGCTCTTGCCGCCGGGGCGCTGCGGGAAGCGGAAATTCGGCCCGCCGGGGCCACCACCGCCGGTGCGGCGCGGGCCTTCGGGGCCGCGGTTCTTGAAGATATCCTCGATGTTGGGCGAGCGGCGGCCGTCATTGCCGCCGGACCCGGGCGGAAGCCACGGATTGCGCGGCCCGCGGGTCTTGTCCCCGCTCTTGCCGTCGCCATCTCCCGTCGGATCGTTCGAGCCGCGGTTCGGACCGCTATCCTTGTCGCCCGATCCTTGGCCCCAGGGACTCTTCTTGCCCGCCATCGCCAGCCAAATCCTGTTGGTGAACCCGTCCAATGTTCTCATGCCATTCTTTATAGGTGTGGTTTGGCGGAAAAACAGGGTTGAACGGCGCTTTTTGATGATACAGCAGCGCTGCCCATGAGTTCGACCGATCCGAAAGCGCTGTTTCCCGAAGCGATTGCAGCGCGTGTATCCTCCCTAGCTATCGCAAAAGGCCGCGCCATCGCCATCATCGATGCCGCCGGGCTAGGCGCCGGCGAGCGTGAGTCGCTGGAAGCCGACATCCGAGAAGTGCTGGAAAAGCGGGGCGATGTGACGGAGGTCCGCGTCGCCATGACGGCGGAGCGGACCGCGCGCAAACTGATCGCGGTGGGCAGCGGCAAGGGCGGGGTCGGCAAGTCGACGCTGACTGCCAATCTTGCGATCGCACTCGCCCGCGTGGGCCGCAAGGTCGGGCTGGTCGATGCCGATATCTACGGGCCCTCCCAGCCGATGATCCTAGGCAATCAGGGCCAGAAACCGGTGGCGCGCGAGGAAAAGCTGGAGCCCGTGCCGAGCAAATACGGCGTGCCGGTCCTCTCGATGGGTCACCTCGTCGAGCCGGGCCGCGCGATCGCCTGGCGCGGGCCGATGGCAGGCGGCGCGTTGACCCAGCTGGTCGATGCGCATTGGGGCGATACGGAGCTGCTGCTGGTCGACCTGCCCCCGGGGACGGGCGATGTGCAGCTCACCATGCTGCAGAAATTCAAGCCGGCCGGAGCCGTGCTCGTCTCGACCCCGCAGGACCTTGCGCTGATCGACGCCGCGCGCGCCGGCCAGCTGTTCGATCAGGCAGGCGTCCCGGTCGTCGGCCTGGTCGAGAACATGGCGGGCTATGCCTGCCCGCATTGCGGTGAAGTATCCGACCCGTTCGGCAAGGGCGGGGTGGAGGAGGCCGCCGGGCGGCTCGAGCTGCCGTTCCTCGGCCGCATCCCGCTCGACCTCGCCATTCGCGAAGGCGGGGATAGCGGTACGCCGCCCGCCGCGACCGACGATCCGCTCGCCCAGCCTTTCCATGACATCGCCGCGAAGCTCGACGTATGGATTGGCGCGAAAAGCTGAGTGACCTGCCCGTCACCCGGCGCCAGCTGGTCGCCGGGGCGGCGGTCGGCGGCGGGCTTGCCGTCGCCTGGTGGCTATGGCCACGACATTACGGCAGCCCGCTGACTCCTGGCCGGGGCGAGCGCGATTTCGGCGGCTGGCTCACCATCGGGACCGACGGTGTGGTGACCGTTGCGGTGCCCCAGCTCGAAATGGGGCAGGGCGTCACCACGCTGCTGGCGCAGGTGGTCGCGGTGGAACTCGGCGCGGACTGGCGGCAGGTCGGGGTGGAGCCGGTGCCGCCGGCCGGGCTCTATGCCAACGTGCCGCTCGCTGCCGAATGGGCGGAGATGTGGTCCAAGCTGCCGTCGCTCGCGGATGAGCCGGGCAGCCTGCTCGCGGAAAATTTCGCGCGCGGCAATCGCTTCATCGCGACTGCCAGGGGAACGTCGCTAGCAGCATTCGAGCTGCCCATGCGCGAAGCGGCGGCCAGCGCTCGGGCGATGCTGGCCATGGCCGCTGCCGAGCGCTGGGACGCCGAGTGGGAGGAATGCGAAGTCGAAGGCGGCCTGGTCCGCTATAACGAGAACACCGCGAGTTTCGGCGAACTGGTGCTGGAGGCTGCCGAATTCGACCCGCCCGATCCGGCGCCCCTGCGCGTCGAACCGGCCACCGAAGCTCCGGCCGAGATCGATCCCGATACACCGCTCGCTTTCCCCCGGCTCGACTTGCCGGCCAAGGTAGACGGCAGCTTCCTGTTCGCCGGCGACATCCGTTTGCCGGGGCTGGTCTATGCCTCGATCCGCCATGCGCCGACCGGCTCGCAGGAACTCAGCCGATTCGCCGAGGACACGGTCGCGGGCATGCGCGGGCTGGTCGGCGTGGTGCGCTCGAAGCGATATCTCGCTGCAGTGGGCGAAAGCTGGTGGATCGCCGAACAGGCGC from Qipengyuania profundimaris encodes the following:
- the hflK gene encoding protease modulator HflK; protein product: MRTLDGFTNRIWLAMAGKKSPWGQGSGDKDSGPNRGSNDPTGDGDGKSGDKTRGPRNPWLPPGSGGNDGRRSPNIEDIFKNRGPEGPRRTGGGGPGGPNFRFPQRPGGKSWFPIAVVGIIALGLIATSVHLVGPQQQAVVKTLGNFTRTMEPGLNFSAPFPIEIVDVEDVQGVRTERIPGSDSQVKLILTGDQNLVDLSYIVRWNISDLADFKFRVVDPIETVKEAAEAAMRASVAETELDETFSGQGRAAIEQDVRERMQRTLDGYRAGVRVLGVEIEKADPPAQVVDAFRDVQVAEQNADANRNQARGYAQQVLAQAQGEAEAFDKVYEEYRLAPEVTRQRLYYETMERVLSQTPKTIVETDNVTPYLPLPEIRRRADQSQQQQQRPSTTVTAPEGQ
- a CDS encoding Mrp/NBP35 family ATP-binding protein is translated as MSSTDPKALFPEAIAARVSSLAIAKGRAIAIIDAAGLGAGERESLEADIREVLEKRGDVTEVRVAMTAERTARKLIAVGSGKGGVGKSTLTANLAIALARVGRKVGLVDADIYGPSQPMILGNQGQKPVAREEKLEPVPSKYGVPVLSMGHLVEPGRAIAWRGPMAGGALTQLVDAHWGDTELLLVDLPPGTGDVQLTMLQKFKPAGAVLVSTPQDLALIDAARAGQLFDQAGVPVVGLVENMAGYACPHCGEVSDPFGKGGVEEAAGRLELPFLGRIPLDLAIREGGDSGTPPAATDDPLAQPFHDIAAKLDVWIGAKS